One window from the genome of Paracoccus zhejiangensis encodes:
- a CDS encoding IS91 family transposase encodes MPRPKLEISDIFRAHGPTWRQVNAGHVSLIQLKVMSAIEACRTEALGGHVAGCAKCGHQHIAYNSCKNRHCPKCQGPAARDWMAARAEDLLPVEYFHVVFTLPAEIAQVAFWNKKAVYDLLFRASAETVMTIAADPKRMGARVGMTSVLHSWGSALTHHPHIHMIVPGGGLSPDGARWVACRPGFFLHVRVLSRLFRRLFLDGLMHLHRAGQLAFFGDLAELASADTFTAWLAPFRRSEWVVFAKPPFGGPEAVLAYLSRYTHRVAISNTRLVSADADTVAFRWKDYRIKRGDRQKVMRLATPEFIRRFLIHVLPDGFHRIRHYGLLASSARKANITKIRALLCVQQSEQVAVPEPELEITPHTLREPCPCCGGPMRIIEIFRRGQKPMSRAPPRERAA; translated from the coding sequence GTGCCCCGGCCGAAGTTGGAGATCTCTGACATCTTTCGCGCCCATGGTCCCACGTGGCGGCAGGTCAATGCGGGGCATGTCAGCTTGATCCAGCTGAAGGTGATGTCGGCCATCGAAGCCTGCCGGACCGAGGCGCTCGGCGGGCATGTGGCGGGATGTGCCAAATGCGGCCACCAGCACATCGCCTACAATTCCTGCAAGAACCGGCATTGCCCCAAGTGCCAGGGGCCGGCGGCGCGGGACTGGATGGCGGCCCGTGCCGAGGACCTGCTCCCGGTCGAGTATTTCCACGTCGTCTTCACCCTTCCGGCCGAGATCGCGCAGGTCGCGTTCTGGAACAAGAAGGCGGTGTATGACCTGCTGTTCCGTGCTTCGGCCGAAACGGTCATGACCATCGCGGCCGACCCCAAGCGCATGGGCGCACGGGTTGGCATGACCAGCGTGCTGCACAGCTGGGGCTCGGCGCTGACGCATCATCCCCACATCCACATGATCGTCCCGGGCGGCGGACTGTCGCCCGACGGCGCCAGGTGGGTCGCCTGCCGCCCCGGTTTCTTCCTGCATGTGCGGGTTCTGTCGCGGCTGTTCCGACGCCTGTTTCTAGATGGGCTGATGCATCTGCACCGGGCCGGTCAATTGGCTTTCTTCGGCGATCTCGCCGAACTGGCCAGCGCGGACACCTTCACCGCCTGGCTCGCCCCGTTCCGCAGATCCGAATGGGTGGTCTTTGCCAAACCGCCCTTCGGTGGACCCGAGGCCGTGCTGGCCTATCTGAGCCGATACACGCACAGGGTCGCGATCTCCAACACCCGCCTGGTCAGCGCGGATGCCGATACCGTGGCGTTCCGCTGGAAGGATTACAGGATCAAGCGCGGCGATCGGCAAAAGGTCATGCGGCTGGCCACGCCGGAGTTCATTCGCAGGTTCCTGATCCACGTCCTGCCCGATGGCTTCCACCGCATCAGGCATTACGGCCTGCTGGCCAGCTCGGCCCGCAAGGCCAACATCACCAAAATCCGCGCCTTGCTCTGCGTCCAGCAGTCTGAACAGGTCGCCGTTCCGGAGCCAGAGCTTGAGATCACCCCGCACACCCTGCGCGAGCCATGCCCCTGTTGCGGCGGTCCCATGCGCATCATCGAGATCTTCAGGCGGGGACAGAAACCAATGTCGCGCGCGCCACCGAGGGAGCGGGCAGCATGA
- a CDS encoding tyrosine-type recombinase/integrase — protein MTEERVSPLRQRMVEDMRIRGMGDKAQKSHIRAIKDFAAFLGRSPDTATPEDLRAYQLHMTDTGVTPSTFNVRIVALRFFFGMTCGREEMKRYMQFRTEPRKLPVVFSVEEVSDILMAAPGPGLKYRAALSISYGAGLRAAEVCNLKIGDIDSDRMLIHVEQGKGQKDRKVMLSPGLLNLLRDWWREARPEGWQFPGKPKINPISPRQLNRAFTSAKHMAGVKKPATLHTLRHSFATHLLEANTDVRVIQVLLGHAKLTTTARYTHVATKTIRDTVSPYEMLARLQDQTVKRSLE, from the coding sequence ATGACAGAGGAGAGAGTAAGCCCGCTTCGTCAGCGGATGGTCGAAGACATGCGCATCCGCGGGATGGGCGACAAGGCACAGAAGTCCCACATCCGGGCGATCAAGGATTTCGCGGCCTTCCTGGGGCGATCACCCGATACGGCGACGCCGGAGGATCTGCGCGCCTATCAGCTCCACATGACCGACACCGGGGTCACGCCATCGACGTTCAACGTGCGGATCGTGGCGCTTCGGTTCTTTTTCGGCATGACCTGCGGGCGGGAGGAGATGAAGCGCTACATGCAATTCCGCACCGAACCGCGGAAGTTGCCCGTGGTGTTCAGCGTCGAAGAAGTGTCCGACATCCTGATGGCGGCGCCGGGGCCGGGCCTGAAGTATCGCGCCGCGCTCAGCATTTCCTATGGCGCAGGGCTCCGGGCCGCCGAGGTCTGCAACCTCAAGATCGGCGACATCGACAGTGATCGAATGCTGATCCATGTCGAGCAGGGCAAGGGCCAGAAGGACCGCAAGGTGATGCTGTCGCCAGGCCTGCTGAACCTACTGCGCGACTGGTGGCGCGAGGCCCGGCCGGAGGGTTGGCAGTTCCCCGGCAAGCCCAAGATCAACCCGATCTCGCCGCGCCAACTGAACCGCGCCTTCACCTCGGCCAAGCATATGGCCGGGGTCAAGAAGCCCGCCACCTTGCACACGTTGCGCCACAGCTTCGCGACGCATCTGCTCGAAGCCAACACGGACGTGCGCGTGATCCAGGTGCTGCTCGGGCATGCCAAGCTGACGACCACCGCCCGATATACCCACGTGGCCACCAAGACGATCCGTGACACCGTCAGTCCCTACGAGATGCTGGCCAGGTTGCAGGATCAGACGGTGAAGCGAAGCCTAGAGTGA
- a CDS encoding PepSY domain-containing protein gives MKKTLTILGFLAVFPASVALADDDCFVPMADWQPRDAVTRLAEDNGWTVRRIKIDDGCYEIDGRDAEGRRIEVTVHPSTLQIIEFEFEDDDDD, from the coding sequence ATGAAGAAGACATTGACAATTCTTGGCTTTCTCGCGGTCTTCCCGGCCAGCGTCGCCCTGGCGGACGATGACTGCTTCGTGCCGATGGCCGATTGGCAACCGCGAGACGCGGTGACGCGGCTTGCGGAAGATAACGGCTGGACCGTGCGCCGCATCAAGATCGACGACGGGTGTTACGAGATCGACGGCCGCGATGCCGAGGGTCGCCGGATCGAGGTGACCGTGCACCCGTCAACCCTGCAAATCATAGAGTTCGAATTCGAGGATGATGACGATGACTGA
- a CDS encoding PepSY domain-containing protein — protein sequence MIRALHRWPGLLALALVTILSLSGAALSVFPAAERLAAPQAEAGLTVAALADRIQTVYPGVEQIRRSPSGRITAYWFDQGAPGAAVIDPVTGEGVASADPNQAERWLTNLHRSLFLGDGGRIAMAAGAAAMLILSLSGAALVARRTGGWRHWFARLRGPLAGRLHVEIARIAVVGFVLSSTTALWMTASTFDLLPDGSAIPAMPTEVSGATGFAPDRMATLQQTPVAELRELSFPYPGDATDVFTLKTDRGTGYLDQGDGDLLAWADLTGWERVSETIYMLHTGQGAATLGLVLGLMALGVPAMGATGVLIWLAGRRGRPRIRGNQPAGRAETILLVGSEGGSTWGFAATLHTALTQAGQKVHTAPMSAFAPERYATAQRIILLAATYGDGAAPASAKGFLERLNASDRAPDISLAVLGFGDRSFPAYCAFARDVAAAAQAKGWPELLPLDTIDRQSPQDFARWGRALGDVLGIALELTHQPVQPQTTTLTLVSRRDYGAEVPAPTAILRFAFPRVSLGQRLLGGGFARFQAGDLIGILPEGGTVPRLYSLASGRRDGFIEIVVKKHPGGLCSGQLTALEPGDTVSAFLRPNPGFRPGRSRAPLILIGAGTGIGPLAGFVRGNTRRRPIHLFFGMRHPDSDFFYGEEFPGWQDEGRVSRLVTAVSRGARPHYVQDALRSEATQVAELIRNGARVMVCGGRDMAAGVAEALAEILAPAGLTPAVLKAEGRYVEDVY from the coding sequence ATGATCCGTGCACTCCATCGCTGGCCGGGTCTTCTGGCCCTTGCGCTCGTCACCATCCTGAGTCTGAGCGGCGCGGCGCTGTCGGTCTTCCCAGCGGCCGAACGGCTTGCCGCACCGCAGGCGGAAGCCGGACTGACCGTCGCCGCCCTCGCGGACCGCATCCAGACGGTCTATCCGGGCGTCGAGCAGATCCGCCGATCACCCTCGGGCCGGATCACCGCCTACTGGTTCGACCAGGGCGCGCCGGGCGCTGCCGTGATTGACCCGGTGACCGGTGAGGGCGTGGCCTCGGCCGACCCGAACCAGGCCGAACGCTGGCTCACCAACCTGCACCGGTCGCTGTTCCTCGGGGACGGCGGGCGCATAGCCATGGCTGCAGGGGCTGCCGCGATGCTGATCCTCTCGCTCTCCGGTGCGGCGCTGGTCGCGCGGCGGACGGGCGGCTGGCGGCACTGGTTCGCGCGCCTGCGCGGTCCGCTCGCGGGCAGGCTGCACGTCGAGATCGCCCGGATCGCCGTCGTCGGCTTCGTTCTGTCTTCCACGACCGCCCTCTGGATGACGGCGTCGACCTTCGATCTCCTGCCGGATGGCAGCGCCATCCCGGCCATGCCGACCGAGGTCAGTGGAGCGACGGGGTTTGCGCCGGACCGAATGGCCACGCTGCAGCAGACGCCCGTCGCCGAGTTGCGCGAACTGAGCTTTCCCTATCCCGGCGACGCGACGGACGTGTTCACGCTCAAGACCGACCGGGGCACCGGCTATCTCGACCAGGGCGACGGAGACCTCCTGGCCTGGGCCGACCTCACGGGATGGGAGCGCGTCTCGGAGACCATCTACATGCTGCACACCGGACAGGGCGCGGCGACGCTCGGCCTGGTGCTCGGCCTCATGGCGCTCGGCGTGCCCGCGATGGGCGCGACCGGCGTGCTGATCTGGCTCGCCGGGCGGCGCGGTCGGCCGCGCATCCGAGGCAATCAGCCCGCGGGACGTGCCGAGACGATCCTGCTCGTCGGCAGCGAGGGCGGCAGCACCTGGGGATTTGCGGCCACGCTCCACACCGCACTGACGCAAGCCGGGCAGAAGGTACACACAGCGCCGATGTCGGCCTTCGCGCCAGAACGCTACGCTACGGCCCAGCGGATCATCCTGCTCGCCGCAACCTATGGCGACGGCGCGGCGCCCGCCTCGGCGAAGGGCTTTCTCGAGCGGCTAAACGCTTCCGACAGGGCGCCGGACATTTCTCTGGCGGTGCTCGGCTTCGGCGACCGCAGCTTTCCTGCCTATTGCGCCTTCGCAAGGGACGTCGCGGCAGCGGCGCAGGCGAAGGGTTGGCCCGAGCTTCTGCCGCTCGACACAATCGACCGGCAATCGCCGCAGGATTTCGCGCGCTGGGGCCGGGCGCTCGGAGACGTGCTCGGCATTGCGCTCGAACTGACGCACCAGCCGGTCCAGCCGCAAACGACCACGCTGACCCTCGTCTCGCGGCGCGACTACGGCGCTGAGGTGCCGGCCCCGACGGCGATCCTCCGCTTCGCGTTTCCCCGCGTCTCGCTCGGGCAACGGCTGCTCGGGGGCGGGTTCGCACGGTTCCAGGCGGGTGACCTGATCGGCATTCTGCCCGAAGGCGGGACCGTCCCGCGGCTCTATTCGCTCGCCTCTGGGCGCCGCGACGGCTTCATCGAGATCGTGGTCAAGAAGCATCCCGGCGGCCTCTGCTCGGGTCAGCTCACAGCGCTGGAACCTGGCGACACGGTGAGCGCCTTCTTGCGCCCCAACCCCGGTTTCCGTCCGGGGCGGAGCCGGGCGCCCCTGATCCTGATCGGCGCAGGGACCGGCATCGGGCCGCTAGCGGGCTTTGTGCGCGGCAATACGCGCCGCAGGCCGATCCACCTGTTCTTCGGCATGCGCCATCCCGACAGCGATTTCTTCTACGGCGAGGAGTTCCCCGGATGGCAGGACGAAGGGCGTGTAAGCCGGCTGGTCACCGCCGTCTCGCGCGGGGCGCGTCCCCATTACGTCCAGGACGCGCTGCGCAGCGAGGCCACTCAGGTCGCAGAGCTCATC
- a CDS encoding response regulator transcription factor encodes MRILLIEDDMVLGAAVRDQIAADGQSVDWVTRLDVAGDSVRTTAFDLILLDLMLPDGRGIGFLKGLRARGDVTPVIILTALDQVSDRIEGLNAGADDYLVKPFDLAELSARIGSVARRYSGDPNPLVSLGALQIDLAARSIHRDGKLVPLTAREWALFEAFLARPGQLLSKAQLEEKLYAFDAEVESNTIEVHVSRLRKKLGASVIETERGMGYRLGKS; translated from the coding sequence ATGCGCATCCTTCTGATCGAAGACGACATGGTACTGGGAGCCGCAGTGCGCGATCAGATCGCGGCGGATGGCCAGTCGGTGGATTGGGTTACGCGTCTCGATGTGGCGGGCGATTCGGTGCGAACCACTGCCTTCGATCTGATCCTGCTCGACCTGATGCTGCCTGATGGCCGTGGCATCGGGTTTCTCAAGGGCTTGCGCGCGCGCGGCGACGTGACCCCCGTCATTATTCTGACCGCGCTCGACCAGGTTTCGGACCGGATCGAGGGGTTGAACGCGGGCGCGGATGACTACCTCGTGAAGCCTTTCGACCTTGCCGAACTGTCCGCCCGGATCGGCTCGGTCGCCCGGCGCTACAGCGGCGATCCCAACCCTCTCGTGTCGCTCGGGGCGCTGCAGATCGACCTCGCGGCCCGCAGCATCCACCGCGATGGCAAGCTTGTCCCCCTGACCGCCCGTGAATGGGCGCTGTTCGAGGCGTTTCTTGCACGGCCGGGGCAGCTTCTTTCGAAAGCACAGCTGGAAGAAAAGCTCTATGCCTTCGACGCCGAAGTGGAGAGCAACACCATCGAGGTCCATGTGAGCCGCCTGCGCAAGAAGCTTGGGGCTTCCGTTATCGAGACCGAGCGTGGCATGGGCTACAGGCTCGGCAAATCATGA
- a CDS encoding DUF2271 domain-containing protein, giving the protein MKSLLATLALTTALTLPGLAMARPVTLTTILNNYGGDGAYLALYVTDTSGAYVGSLWMAGGKSKYYEHLSDWYRATGGDTAQVNGITGASVGAGRTLEITLDLADALFDAGYTLHIDAAVEDMRDSPNEVAVPLTTDGAGTPVQGRRYIASFAYDM; this is encoded by the coding sequence ATGAAATCGCTTCTCGCCACGCTCGCGCTGACCACGGCGCTGACGCTCCCCGGCCTCGCCATGGCGCGTCCGGTGACGCTCACCACGATCCTCAACAATTACGGCGGCGACGGGGCCTATCTCGCGCTCTACGTCACCGACACCTCGGGCGCCTATGTCGGCAGTCTCTGGATGGCTGGCGGCAAGTCCAAGTACTACGAGCACCTCAGCGACTGGTACCGCGCCACCGGCGGCGACACCGCGCAGGTGAACGGCATCACCGGCGCCAGCGTCGGCGCGGGCCGCACGCTCGAGATCACGCTCGACCTGGCCGACGCGCTCTTCGACGCGGGCTACACGCTCCACATCGACGCGGCCGTCGAGGACATGCGCGACAGCCCGAACGAGGTGGCCGTCCCGCTCACGACCGACGGCGCCGGCACGCCGGTGCAGGGCCGCCGCTACATCGCCAGCTTCGCCTACGACATGTGA
- a CDS encoding ATP-binding protein: MKWPASLQGRLGLSLGLALTVLWLLAATLTAVIVRGELDEVFDSALRETAERILPLAVTDIVGREDQGVTQRLAPIREHDEFFTYLVRDGEGRILLQSHAADPAVFPPWDGRGFRQTATHRFYSDAALQDTIRITVAEPLAHRASVAREIQMGLGLPLIIVLPIALVAIILAVQFSLDPLRRFRARLEARGARDLSEVPANDLPTEIGPLAKTLNGLLARLREAFEAERSFAANAAHELRTPLAGAIAQAQRLRAETQEPATEARAAEIEATLKRLTRLSERLMQLARVEGGRLRLDRSADLRGVARIVVDDLGRATGEGRIALTLPPRAVMSDIDPDAFAILLRNLVENALRHGSENSAVEVTLMADGHLVIANDAPVVPREMLDRLTARFERANASTDGSGLGLAIVAAIANRVGSSLVLKSPRPGSASGFEASIGLPIEHPSHRKDLSHGV; encoded by the coding sequence ATGAAATGGCCTGCGAGCCTTCAGGGCCGACTCGGCCTGTCGCTCGGCCTGGCGCTGACGGTGCTGTGGCTGCTCGCGGCGACGTTGACTGCCGTCATCGTCAGAGGTGAGCTGGACGAGGTCTTCGACAGTGCCCTGCGCGAGACGGCGGAACGCATTCTCCCGCTGGCGGTGACCGATATCGTCGGGCGGGAAGATCAGGGCGTGACGCAGCGGCTCGCGCCCATCCGGGAGCACGACGAGTTCTTCACCTACCTCGTGCGCGATGGCGAGGGGCGCATCCTGCTGCAATCTCATGCGGCCGACCCTGCCGTGTTCCCGCCTTGGGACGGGCGCGGGTTTCGGCAGACCGCCACCCACCGGTTCTACAGCGACGCAGCGCTTCAGGACACGATCCGGATCACCGTGGCCGAGCCGCTGGCCCATCGCGCGTCGGTCGCGCGTGAGATCCAGATGGGCCTCGGCCTGCCGCTGATCATCGTGCTGCCGATCGCGCTGGTGGCGATCATTCTTGCCGTTCAATTCAGCCTCGATCCGCTGCGCCGGTTCCGTGCTCGGCTGGAGGCGCGCGGCGCCCGCGACCTCTCGGAGGTTCCTGCCAACGATCTGCCGACGGAGATTGGTCCATTGGCCAAGACGCTCAACGGCCTTCTGGCCCGCTTGCGCGAGGCGTTCGAGGCCGAGCGCAGTTTTGCCGCGAACGCGGCCCACGAGTTGAGAACGCCGCTGGCCGGCGCAATCGCTCAGGCGCAGCGGCTGAGGGCGGAGACGCAGGAGCCGGCCACCGAAGCGCGTGCCGCCGAGATTGAGGCGACGCTCAAGCGCCTGACCCGGCTTTCCGAACGCCTCATGCAGCTTGCGCGGGTCGAAGGCGGGCGGCTACGGCTGGACCGGAGCGCGGACCTTAGGGGGGTCGCCCGCATAGTGGTGGACGATCTTGGGCGCGCCACTGGCGAGGGCCGCATCGCGCTGACGCTGCCGCCGAGAGCCGTGATGTCCGATATCGACCCCGACGCCTTTGCCATCCTGTTGCGCAATCTCGTTGAAAACGCCCTCCGTCACGGGTCCGAGAATTCGGCGGTCGAGGTGACCCTTATGGCGGACGGCCACCTTGTCATCGCGAACGATGCTCCCGTCGTGCCGCGCGAGATGCTCGACCGCCTGACGGCACGTTTCGAACGGGCGAACGCAAGCACAGATGGCAGCGGACTTGGCCTTGCCATCGTCGCGGCCATCGCGAACCGGGTCGGAAGCTCGCTCGTTTTGAAATCGCCACGACCTGGTTCGGCCTCCGGTTTCGAGGCATCGATTGGTTTGCCGATAGAGCACCCCTCCCATCGCAAGGATTTATCGCACGGGGTGTGA
- a CDS encoding cytochrome b/b6 domain-containing protein, whose amino-acid sequence MTETSASGHAAGRGGADGTIRVWDPLVRVFHWGLVAAFAVAYLTAEELSTVHEIAGYTVAGLVVFRLIWGFAGSRYARFSQFLKGPSATVGYLGDMLGGRERHYLGHNPAGAAMIVALLLTLSGTAFSGWLLEDENRIAMLPALPQIVAPAWADDDGDEREEYGERGEGGESAVEELHEVLANLMLFLIAAHVAGVVLASFRHRENLARAMVTGEKRAPGPGDIA is encoded by the coding sequence ATGACTGAAACTTCCGCCTCCGGGCACGCTGCCGGCAGAGGTGGTGCGGATGGCACGATCCGGGTCTGGGATCCGCTGGTGCGGGTCTTCCATTGGGGCCTGGTCGCGGCCTTTGCCGTCGCCTACCTGACAGCCGAGGAGCTTTCCACCGTTCACGAGATCGCGGGCTACACCGTGGCGGGACTGGTGGTCTTTCGCCTAATCTGGGGCTTCGCCGGAAGCCGGTACGCCCGGTTTTCACAGTTCCTGAAAGGTCCGTCTGCCACGGTCGGCTATCTGGGTGACATGCTCGGCGGCCGGGAACGCCACTACCTGGGGCACAACCCTGCAGGCGCGGCGATGATTGTCGCGTTGCTGCTCACGTTGTCCGGAACCGCTTTCAGCGGATGGCTGTTGGAAGATGAAAACCGCATCGCCATGCTGCCTGCCCTGCCACAGATCGTGGCGCCGGCCTGGGCCGACGATGATGGCGACGAGCGCGAGGAATATGGCGAGCGGGGCGAAGGGGGCGAAAGTGCCGTGGAGGAACTGCACGAGGTGCTCGCGAACCTCATGCTGTTTCTGATCGCGGCGCATGTCGCCGGCGTGGTACTGGCGTCGTTCCGCCACCGCGAGAATCTGGCGCGGGCCATGGTGACCGGCGAGAAGCGCGCGCCCGGCCCTGGCGACATCGCCTGA